In the Halobellus sp. MBLA0158 genome, one interval contains:
- a CDS encoding ABC transporter substrate-binding protein — translation MPDYTRRGALKRGTALGTTIGLSGLAGCSSILGGGGTQELRFNFTVPIENTGSLFDIPEVQDELPNVGEEYELTVSRDGATTDSVNALAAGETDVVLVANVSYSNTVLGEAVPGGLTAIASGFGDAYEDQYGFTVYSLPDSDITDPEDLEGATLAVNTLGGGIFAVWMHQLREVGLSQEDVEFVEQGFPTFTAGLRDGIFDAAIFPALFAPEPRSEGFTEVFSSQDILDPYPHAFLASGNNVLDEKEDSVRAFLEDYQALIDYAFNNRDQIVSLASEHFEIPEETVDAFYLTENDYYRGSAELDMEGLQYAVDLVNEVNVIEESFDVTEYATNEYLP, via the coding sequence ATGCCAGATTATACTCGGCGGGGAGCACTAAAGCGAGGTACAGCTCTGGGGACGACAATCGGTCTGTCGGGGTTAGCAGGTTGTAGTAGTATCCTTGGTGGCGGGGGAACTCAGGAGCTCCGATTTAACTTCACGGTACCAATTGAGAATACGGGTTCGCTGTTTGATATCCCTGAGGTTCAGGATGAACTACCGAATGTGGGTGAGGAATATGAACTCACCGTCTCACGGGATGGCGCCACAACAGATTCGGTAAATGCGTTAGCTGCCGGAGAAACAGATGTAGTGTTGGTGGCAAATGTCAGCTATTCAAATACTGTCCTCGGTGAAGCAGTCCCTGGTGGATTAACAGCAATTGCGAGCGGGTTCGGAGACGCTTATGAGGACCAATATGGGTTTACCGTATATTCTCTTCCGGACTCTGACATAACTGACCCAGAAGATCTTGAAGGTGCTACCCTCGCTGTCAACACTCTTGGGGGCGGAATATTCGCTGTTTGGATGCACCAACTACGGGAGGTCGGACTTAGTCAGGAAGACGTTGAATTCGTCGAGCAAGGGTTCCCGACGTTTACCGCGGGCCTACGAGACGGAATATTTGACGCAGCAATATTCCCCGCGCTGTTTGCCCCAGAGCCACGCTCTGAAGGGTTCACAGAGGTATTTAGTAGCCAAGATATCCTTGATCCATACCCGCATGCGTTCCTCGCATCTGGGAATAATGTGCTAGACGAAAAGGAAGATAGCGTGCGTGCCTTCCTTGAAGATTATCAAGCACTGATTGACTATGCATTTAATAATCGGGACCAAATAGTGTCGCTTGCTAGCGAGCACTTCGAGATTCCTGAAGAGACTGTCGATGCATTCTATCTTACAGAGAATGATTACTACCGTGGATCTGCTGAGCTTGATATGGAAGGACTTCAGTATGCGGTTGACCTAGTTAACGAAGTTAATGTTATCGAAGAATCATTTGATGTGACTGAATACGCCACAAACGAATACCTCCCGTAA
- a CDS encoding SDR family NAD(P)-dependent oxidoreductase has product MPDFSGQTALVTGAARGIGRGIAETLSGYSADLVLADVDVDKLESTASELKATGCDVETVDCDVTDQDDVAMMVDRALDRFGSVDVLVNNAGVATTGSIKDLSLSEWRRIININLTGAFICTKEAIPAMIQQEDGRIVNISSMAGRGISYNGAANYTASKWGMIGLTKHTAFDLGGYGIRANAVCPSLTLTPLAERTTTQAERDAFAEDVPLNRWAYPKDQAEATAFLASDEAQYITGTVLEVDGGSQLHSKKEDDV; this is encoded by the coding sequence ATGCCGGATTTTAGCGGTCAGACAGCATTGGTGACAGGTGCCGCGAGGGGTATAGGACGTGGAATCGCGGAGACGCTCAGTGGGTACAGTGCTGACCTCGTTCTTGCTGACGTTGATGTTGATAAACTTGAATCAACTGCAAGCGAATTAAAAGCCACCGGATGTGACGTTGAGACCGTGGATTGCGACGTGACGGACCAAGACGACGTGGCGATGATGGTTGACCGCGCGCTTGACCGTTTCGGGAGTGTAGATGTTTTGGTCAACAACGCCGGCGTCGCCACGACGGGGTCCATTAAGGATTTATCTCTATCTGAGTGGCGGCGTATTATCAATATTAACCTGACAGGAGCGTTCATCTGTACGAAGGAAGCAATCCCCGCGATGATCCAACAAGAAGATGGGCGTATTGTGAATATCTCTTCAATGGCGGGCCGGGGTATCAGTTATAACGGTGCAGCAAACTACACGGCCTCAAAGTGGGGAATGATCGGACTTACCAAGCACACAGCGTTCGATTTAGGAGGTTACGGTATCCGGGCAAACGCGGTTTGTCCCTCTTTGACTCTTACCCCGTTAGCTGAACGGACAACAACACAGGCAGAACGAGATGCATTTGCCGAGGATGTACCTCTGAACCGATGGGCATATCCGAAAGATCAAGCTGAAGCAACGGCGTTTCTGGCCTCTGACGAAGCCCAATACATTACAGGAACTGTTCTTGAAGTCGATGGTGGGAGCCAACTTCACTCGAAGAAAGAAGACGACGTATAG
- a CDS encoding VOC family protein, with protein sequence MVGVEYSHVTIVVENLDETAEFYEEVFDVEELPTPNWDVPVRWYRIGEAQLHLLNDPSAPAAVSHYGLHVDEFEPVYESVLNHESATFEPFTDRTGHGIVDGHPPVYYLPTGTVQWYIRDPAGNMIEINYPNVEDIDESIVPNIVERTDVEPGNGPHPGDIYGKFGIQPADG encoded by the coding sequence ATGGTTGGAGTAGAATACTCCCACGTGACGATAGTGGTCGAAAATCTCGACGAAACCGCCGAGTTCTATGAAGAGGTCTTCGATGTCGAGGAGTTACCGACACCTAACTGGGACGTTCCCGTCAGATGGTACCGAATTGGTGAAGCCCAATTGCACCTCCTCAACGATCCCTCTGCTCCAGCGGCAGTCAGCCACTACGGACTCCACGTCGACGAGTTCGAACCCGTCTATGAGAGCGTCCTAAACCACGAATCTGCAACCTTCGAACCGTTCACAGACCGAACAGGCCACGGGATTGTCGACGGTCATCCGCCGGTGTATTACCTTCCTACCGGTACCGTACAGTGGTATATCCGCGATCCTGCGGGGAATATGATTGAGATCAACTATCCCAATGTAGAAGATATCGATGAATCAATAGTTCCCAACATCGTTGAGCGGACTGACGTGGAGCCAGGTAACGGTCCTCACCCAGGCGATATTTACGGGAAGTTCGGTATCCAGCCCGCAGACGGCTAA
- a CDS encoding zinc-dependent alcohol dehydrogenase — translation MSDKKMAVLEKSNAEPGMELAERPVPKPREGEVRIAVRSVGIDGGVEGPFYRWEKSFHRYEPHLPQIFGHEFSGVVDAVGPDVPNWEGGERVAVEPRFSCGHCQNCREGRQNLCTEVSGFSPHGRKAIGIDKDTPGALAEYVIVPARNLYRLPDGISFDEGVFLELLAIGVHAIEASTFGVGDRVAVTGPGSAGLSALIAANEAGASEVIMIGTDVDEEMRLPTAEKMGATETRNVSAGPLTNPVDVFIEASGHESALKIAEQSTRPGGEIVQIGVYHDDRVPVDLTGLLNEEVSIQTINGRREADWRRTLALAQSVDLTPVVGPAFELTDYESGFTAEADREGIKIVLNP, via the coding sequence ATGAGTGACAAGAAGATGGCCGTATTAGAAAAGAGTAACGCCGAGCCAGGTATGGAACTAGCCGAACGTCCTGTACCAAAGCCAAGAGAGGGAGAAGTTCGCATCGCGGTACGTTCAGTTGGTATTGATGGTGGTGTTGAAGGGCCGTTCTACCGCTGGGAAAAATCATTCCACCGGTATGAACCGCATCTGCCTCAAATATTCGGCCACGAATTTTCTGGAGTAGTTGACGCGGTCGGACCGGATGTGCCAAACTGGGAAGGTGGCGAACGGGTTGCCGTTGAACCACGCTTCTCTTGTGGCCACTGTCAGAATTGCCGCGAGGGTCGACAGAATCTCTGCACTGAAGTATCGGGTTTCTCTCCCCATGGTCGGAAGGCCATTGGTATCGACAAAGATACTCCAGGTGCACTCGCTGAATACGTTATCGTCCCAGCACGGAACCTCTACAGACTTCCTGATGGTATTTCCTTTGACGAAGGTGTCTTCCTCGAATTGTTGGCCATAGGCGTCCACGCGATCGAGGCGTCCACCTTCGGAGTTGGTGACCGTGTTGCAGTTACCGGACCGGGATCGGCTGGGCTGAGTGCCCTTATCGCCGCCAACGAAGCGGGCGCAAGCGAAGTAATTATGATTGGTACTGACGTCGACGAGGAAATGCGTCTCCCAACTGCAGAGAAAATGGGTGCAACAGAGACTCGAAACGTCTCGGCGGGACCACTCACTAACCCTGTAGACGTGTTCATTGAGGCCTCAGGACACGAATCTGCATTAAAAATTGCGGAACAAAGTACGCGACCGGGTGGCGAAATCGTGCAGATCGGTGTCTACCACGATGACCGGGTACCTGTAGATCTCACCGGCCTACTAAATGAGGAAGTATCGATTCAGACGATTAATGGCCGTCGAGAGGCAGATTGGCGGCGGACACTGGCGTTGGCGCAATCGGTCGATCTGACTCCGGTTGTAGGTCCAGCTTTTGAGTTGACCGACTACGAATCTGGGTTTACGGCCGAAGCCGACCGTGAGGGCATCAAGATAGTGCTGAACCCGTAG
- a CDS encoding IclR family transcriptional regulator yields MDSERSVKSTKTMFEIIELLCDKHITGVTELAEELGLAKSTIHSHLNTMREYGYVVKRDGKYQAGLRFFVTGNRIRSHYPLYEASRTELKTLSRETGEITCCVKYENGDTISIDGYAQDSSLNADIATGTVKPIHSTASGKAIMAKLSREEVDSIINTYGLNPLTEQTITNSSELYRSLDQIRDRGYALNIGEERKSYNSIGVAITAANGEVVGAITIGGAASRITREYCEDTLASQIMETADDIEINLSDPQRLGLH; encoded by the coding sequence ATGGATTCTGAACGATCCGTCAAGTCAACGAAAACGATGTTCGAAATTATTGAGTTACTGTGCGATAAACACATCACAGGAGTAACAGAACTCGCAGAGGAACTTGGGCTTGCGAAGAGCACCATCCACAGTCACTTGAATACGATGCGAGAATATGGATATGTTGTTAAGCGTGATGGGAAGTATCAAGCTGGATTACGCTTCTTTGTTACCGGTAACCGAATCCGCAGCCATTATCCGCTCTATGAGGCATCCCGAACCGAACTCAAAACTCTCTCCCGCGAAACTGGAGAAATCACCTGTTGCGTGAAATACGAAAATGGGGATACGATTTCGATTGACGGGTATGCTCAAGATAGCTCTCTGAACGCCGACATCGCAACCGGGACAGTCAAACCCATCCACAGTACCGCGTCGGGAAAGGCTATTATGGCAAAATTGTCCCGTGAAGAGGTCGATTCAATCATCAATACGTATGGGCTCAACCCACTCACTGAACAAACAATCACAAATTCTAGTGAATTGTATCGCTCACTTGATCAAATTCGTGATCGTGGGTATGCGCTTAATATTGGCGAGGAACGGAAGAGCTACAATTCTATTGGGGTTGCGATCACGGCGGCCAACGGTGAAGTGGTGGGGGCTATCACAATTGGCGGAGCAGCCAGCCGCATTACCCGTGAATACTGTGAGGACACTCTCGCATCTCAGATTATGGAGACAGCTGACGATATCGAGATTAATCTATCTGATCCTCAGCGTCTTGGTCTCCACTGA
- a CDS encoding quinone oxidoreductase family protein: MCYLWDQNMRAIRYHKPGGSGKLQIDEINQPEPGPNEVLVKTRAVSVNPVDLVIRNSSHTNHPKTIGSDIAGEVESIGDDVTTFQVGDRVFATGLHAGHFSRGSFADYVLIPIDLLSSLPKDVSFEHGAAIALVGVTAWRAFIHHTNINPGDTVLIHGGNGGVGHIAIQIASLIGATVIATSRRKHHSILSDLGADYVFDYTSNDLGQEIKSNCNGVDVILDSHPQQYICLNTELLNLNGDIVIINGAETIIPDITSMRQKEIDLHMMSMTNLVIHQNLPDIGSVLKEIGQLMSNSQLTVRIHREYSLESADEAYSFLQENSVLGKVVVKP; encoded by the coding sequence GTGTGCTACTTGTGGGATCAAAATATGCGCGCGATACGTTATCACAAACCTGGTGGTTCAGGGAAACTTCAAATTGATGAAATCAACCAACCAGAACCAGGCCCAAATGAAGTTTTAGTCAAAACACGTGCAGTTAGCGTCAATCCTGTTGATCTCGTTATTCGTAATTCCAGCCATACGAATCATCCGAAGACAATAGGATCAGATATCGCTGGGGAAGTAGAGTCGATTGGAGATGATGTCACGACATTCCAAGTTGGGGATCGCGTATTCGCGACAGGCCTACACGCTGGACATTTCTCGAGGGGTTCATTCGCTGACTACGTACTTATTCCCATTGATTTGCTTTCATCACTTCCAAAAGATGTGAGTTTTGAACATGGGGCTGCGATCGCCCTCGTCGGGGTTACTGCTTGGCGTGCGTTCATCCATCATACTAATATAAATCCCGGAGATACAGTTCTTATTCACGGAGGAAATGGTGGCGTTGGCCATATCGCGATCCAGATTGCAAGTCTAATAGGTGCCACAGTAATAGCAACTTCACGACGGAAGCACCATTCTATTTTAAGTGATCTTGGCGCCGATTACGTGTTTGACTATACCTCTAACGATCTCGGACAGGAAATTAAATCTAATTGTAATGGTGTAGATGTCATATTAGATAGCCATCCACAACAATATATATGTCTGAATACAGAACTACTGAATTTAAATGGGGATATTGTTATAATAAATGGAGCTGAAACAATTATTCCAGATATCACATCAATGCGTCAAAAAGAAATTGATCTACATATGATGAGTATGACGAATCTTGTCATACACCAAAATTTACCGGATATTGGATCAGTACTTAAAGAAATAGGGCAACTTATGTCGAACTCTCAACTCACTGTAAGAATACACCGGGAGTATAGTTTGGAATCCGCAGACGAAGCATACTCATTTCTGCAAGAGAATAGTGTCCTCGGCAAGGTTGTTGTTAAACCCTAA
- a CDS encoding transposase translates to MSSTTATLQDVDSVDDFLNVAATETVPLFEHLEFEFLLEYDVFAPTSRGRTRVHEPPDLFRGFLHCYYEDVYGTRPVTRELQHGLVWYHCGLDKPPSRDTVDRFLTDLEHVIDDIFDRLVEQAAARGLLDSTYSIDSTHVEAIQHNDAASWNYDPTAEEYYYGFGCTIVSTGAKIPIAAEFTQTKQADQEAAMRVTRDALAVDTPVWMLGDSAYDILDWHDHLLAAGVVPIAPYNPRNTDDPKDIEYRVEDRIEEYSEDVQLKRSILEETYNNRTGVERTNDAVKDCGLGHIRARGRVHARTQVLLALCLRLVVAITNYERGNNPGCEKL, encoded by the coding sequence GTGTCCAGCACAACCGCAACCCTGCAAGATGTGGATTCGGTAGACGACTTCTTGAATGTCGCGGCTACCGAGACAGTACCGCTGTTCGAGCACCTTGAGTTCGAGTTTCTGCTGGAGTACGACGTGTTCGCCCCCACTTCGAGGGGGCGAACACGAGTTCACGAGCCACCAGATCTCTTTCGCGGTTTCCTCCACTGCTACTACGAGGATGTCTACGGTACGCGTCCGGTTACACGAGAACTCCAGCACGGCCTCGTCTGGTACCACTGCGGGCTCGATAAACCACCATCCAGAGACACGGTTGATCGCTTTCTCACCGATCTCGAACACGTTATCGACGATATCTTCGACAGACTCGTCGAGCAGGCCGCCGCCCGCGGCCTGCTCGACTCCACATACTCTATCGATTCGACCCACGTTGAAGCGATCCAACACAACGACGCTGCCTCGTGGAATTACGATCCAACTGCTGAGGAGTACTACTACGGCTTCGGCTGTACGATCGTCTCAACTGGTGCAAAGATCCCGATAGCAGCGGAGTTCACACAAACCAAGCAAGCGGATCAGGAGGCGGCGATGCGCGTCACGCGTGACGCGCTCGCCGTCGATACACCGGTCTGGATGCTCGGAGACAGCGCCTACGACATCCTCGATTGGCACGACCACCTGCTGGCCGCAGGGGTCGTGCCAATCGCTCCATACAATCCGCGAAACACTGACGACCCGAAAGACATAGAGTACAGGGTCGAAGACCGAATCGAGGAATACAGTGAGGACGTGCAGCTGAAACGATCCATCTTGGAGGAGACGTACAACAACCGGACAGGAGTCGAACGAACCAACGACGCAGTCAAGGACTGCGGCCTCGGGCACATCCGCGCCCGAGGCCGCGTCCACGCACGAACACAAGTGCTCCTTGCGCTGTGTCTCCGACTCGTCGTGGCCATCACCAACTACGAGCGAGGAAACAATCCGGGCTGTGAGAAGCTATGA
- a CDS encoding zinc-dependent alcohol dehydrogenase produces MEQKTQSMRVLAKTEPQSGMTLQEKPVPEPDPDEVRLRVKSVGIDGGVEAPLYQWEPSYQHYEEHLPQVFGHEFAGEIDTIGANVSNYNIGDRVAVEPSIFCGNCRNCRTGDWNVCTEISGYGPSGQKSIGIDIDSDGALADYVTVPASNLYSIPDTITYDEGTFLELLAIGVHAIEKSEFKLGDRVAITGPGSVGLSALIAASVGGANSITMIGASSDKKHRLPIAEQMGASQTINIEQESIDEPVDVFIEASGHTSALKAAEENTKKGGEIIQIGVYHNKDTVPINVNYLLNNGISIKTVFGRKESSWHRAISIAEQTDLSPVVGPSFDLEEYEKAFAAENNREGVKVTLNP; encoded by the coding sequence ATGGAACAGAAAACCCAGAGTATGCGAGTTCTAGCAAAAACGGAACCTCAATCCGGGATGACCCTTCAGGAAAAACCAGTCCCAGAACCGGATCCCGATGAAGTTCGGCTACGTGTTAAATCAGTTGGAATTGATGGTGGTGTAGAGGCGCCGCTTTATCAGTGGGAGCCTAGCTACCAGCATTACGAAGAGCATCTACCACAAGTATTTGGCCATGAATTTGCTGGTGAGATAGACACGATCGGTGCTAATGTATCTAATTACAACATAGGAGACAGAGTAGCTGTCGAACCAAGTATATTCTGTGGGAACTGCCGTAATTGTAGAACAGGCGATTGGAATGTTTGCACCGAAATATCAGGATATGGGCCGTCTGGACAGAAGTCCATTGGAATAGATATCGATAGTGATGGCGCCCTTGCAGATTACGTAACTGTCCCGGCAAGTAATTTATACTCAATCCCGGATACAATAACATATGATGAAGGAACTTTCTTAGAATTACTAGCAATCGGGGTACATGCAATTGAAAAATCCGAATTTAAGCTTGGAGACCGGGTTGCAATAACTGGCCCTGGCTCAGTTGGGCTAAGTGCGTTAATTGCTGCGTCTGTTGGAGGGGCAAATAGTATCACAATGATTGGTGCTAGTTCTGATAAGAAACACCGTCTCCCGATTGCTGAACAGATGGGTGCATCACAAACGATAAATATTGAACAAGAGTCCATTGATGAGCCAGTGGATGTATTCATTGAAGCATCAGGACATACATCAGCGCTGAAAGCTGCAGAAGAAAATACAAAGAAAGGAGGAGAGATTATCCAAATAGGAGTCTACCATAACAAAGACACTGTACCGATAAATGTTAATTACCTGCTCAACAACGGTATTTCCATTAAAACTGTTTTTGGAAGAAAAGAATCTAGTTGGCATCGGGCAATCTCAATTGCAGAACAAACGGATCTATCGCCAGTTGTAGGTCCAAGCTTTGATTTGGAAGAGTATGAAAAAGCATTCGCTGCAGAGAATAATAGGGAAGGAGTCAAAGTCACTCTAAATCCATAG
- a CDS encoding D-2-hydroxyacid dehydrogenase yields the protein MVRILVLDDAVHGLPVSEYVDALSEGLPEATVVHPRTTADTIQAASDAEVITGLFLPEEVLSAATELRLFAAVSAGYDHLPLGRLNEMEITVTNASGVHGPNIAEHVIGWLLMSVRGLDEGLRRQERSEWHHFQTDGELRGSTVTIVGLGAVGTAITNRLDPFGVETIGVRYTPEKGGPTDEVCGFEEIESALVRTDYLVLACPLTEMTRGLIDTDALNALSAESMLVNVSRGEVVDTDALVRVIRRGQLGGAALDVTDPEPLPQDHPLWNFQNVYITPHVAGYTPEYWSRRADILSRNLERVQESGSWTDLENQVLP from the coding sequence ATGGTACGAATTCTCGTACTCGATGATGCTGTACACGGGCTCCCCGTGAGTGAGTACGTCGACGCACTGTCCGAAGGCCTGCCTGAGGCAACCGTTGTTCACCCACGAACAACGGCGGACACAATACAGGCTGCGTCCGATGCCGAGGTCATTACAGGGCTTTTCCTCCCAGAAGAAGTACTCTCGGCAGCGACGGAGCTCCGGCTCTTCGCTGCAGTCTCGGCTGGATACGATCACCTTCCACTGGGGCGCCTCAATGAGATGGAAATCACCGTGACGAACGCATCTGGAGTTCACGGTCCAAACATTGCCGAACACGTCATTGGCTGGTTGCTTATGTCCGTCCGGGGGCTTGACGAAGGACTACGACGACAGGAGCGATCAGAGTGGCACCATTTTCAAACAGACGGTGAATTACGGGGTTCAACAGTCACTATTGTGGGTCTCGGGGCCGTTGGAACTGCGATCACCAACCGATTAGACCCGTTCGGGGTTGAGACGATTGGCGTCCGTTACACCCCCGAAAAGGGGGGTCCAACAGACGAGGTCTGTGGATTCGAAGAGATCGAATCTGCACTTGTTCGAACGGATTATCTCGTACTGGCGTGCCCACTGACCGAAATGACGCGGGGATTGATCGACACAGACGCGCTCAATGCTCTTTCAGCTGAGAGTATGTTAGTAAATGTCAGCCGCGGAGAGGTAGTCGACACCGACGCTTTGGTGCGGGTAATCCGTCGTGGTCAACTTGGTGGTGCTGCGCTTGACGTGACGGATCCAGAGCCTCTTCCCCAGGATCACCCACTCTGGAACTTCCAGAATGTCTATATCACGCCACACGTTGCAGGCTATACTCCTGAGTACTGGTCGCGCCGTGCTGACATTCTGTCCCGGAATCTTGAGCGCGTTCAGGAATCTGGCTCGTGGACCGACTTGGAAAATCAGGTGCTACCGTAG